In Stieleria varia, one genomic interval encodes:
- a CDS encoding tubulin-like doman-containing protein, which produces MSTTNGQSTTNGQPTVPHNRIATLIPSNPAESVSRETDGTTNSEVVENQATAILTQLEANIRLTQPAGLLFLGGAGNQVGRRLKKQLQEQDSQPFVKYLSIDTDASAQNGSGFTDEEFCLLGTGRVHNVLDYPEMHEPIVHRADLSDPKRIAFHQELIAKGLDHGGQVRSFGMMSLLSEYSMVSSRLASMIRELTGTLVRLKKQLESKSQVRIRNRLRFYVVFSIAGGTGSSMALEVMALLHHLVKRLEVEIIPICMAPSVFELVLEGRTEQLVRTGANGYASIQELAALQCGLSTRSDVALGPDENRPIYVPAGFCDQIFWVQRKTADGRDLGSAEAVYDMVANWMAAMIGTELSDTIQLEDRNQATLSGQSVDPRTHMPRNVSTLAATALSLDVERIETFCTQRALMEFIGQAVIGSAPIEKEVHRAVANWMNSPGDAQSVSLNGSALVDMLKRASRPSIESRCNALFDGKRRNRPVHFSDRRFAEHLRSLRGQVDRDLMPKCEVQIDRCHQTLVDSLTNALQTTVNAHVASHGSAFVVQFARHLEGALEAHAETLGVATAKDRKRAEEMFVKLDEQATIWSNRRFKWLKSKQEQIRLAGELTVAVDLATLARSKQAAAQILSALASNANRLMHAASENCVAAKSKLVRCQQVRDDARAGRRVTTDSLAEIDVASETSDEQLYARFRPELSQLAPCRKVSRSQWLLNLCTNQDDFAQLTRQLRGHFRSKLKSVTVVDLLADQLIHPKTSAEALAKIRQVMQGTQPAWQAESGINGIEFADTLIAGVPEAMVDSKRKLVVDQMMSLAASINANSQYRSTPKHVVSGDRRKIYLIRRTTGACWHYLDEIQDCEKAFQEWSQNGGHPVHIFGREAVGKMPPLIPQPKPKASEIALALGLAYGFIAQRGPHYYSNLVVEDDGTYRCPLASHWPTIDHRLGGAAESGPLGMLVEKGRIVFDGSNQMCESDKLGESLRTVMSTMADQPLLVAAINNAFDELRALVGDGELATELDSHNTRLSAMAHKYVGESQAFNKVIALLTQKASQLRQ; this is translated from the coding sequence ATGTCCACTACCAACGGCCAGAGCACAACCAATGGGCAGCCTACAGTCCCGCACAATCGAATCGCTACGTTGATTCCCTCCAACCCAGCAGAATCCGTTTCTCGAGAAACTGACGGCACCACGAACTCCGAGGTCGTCGAAAACCAAGCAACTGCGATCCTGACTCAGTTGGAGGCCAATATCAGATTGACCCAACCGGCCGGGTTGCTGTTCCTTGGTGGCGCAGGCAATCAGGTCGGTCGACGACTCAAAAAGCAGCTCCAAGAACAAGACAGTCAACCCTTCGTCAAGTATCTGAGCATCGACACCGACGCCAGTGCCCAAAACGGCAGCGGATTTACCGATGAGGAGTTCTGCTTGCTCGGAACAGGCCGCGTACACAATGTGCTGGACTATCCTGAGATGCATGAGCCGATTGTACATCGAGCTGACTTGAGCGACCCAAAACGAATTGCTTTCCACCAAGAACTCATCGCAAAGGGGCTCGACCATGGCGGTCAGGTTCGCTCGTTTGGCATGATGAGCCTGCTGAGCGAGTACTCGATGGTTTCCAGTCGGCTTGCCAGCATGATTCGGGAGCTGACGGGCACTCTGGTCCGACTGAAGAAACAGCTAGAATCCAAGAGCCAAGTTCGGATCCGAAACCGATTGCGATTCTACGTGGTGTTCTCGATTGCGGGAGGGACTGGCAGTTCCATGGCTTTGGAAGTGATGGCGTTGCTGCATCATCTGGTGAAACGATTGGAGGTGGAGATCATCCCCATCTGCATGGCGCCCTCCGTGTTCGAGCTTGTACTGGAGGGCCGTACAGAGCAACTCGTACGCACCGGTGCGAATGGTTACGCATCGATCCAGGAATTGGCGGCGTTGCAATGCGGACTGTCGACACGCTCTGATGTGGCGTTGGGACCTGACGAGAATCGTCCCATTTATGTGCCCGCCGGTTTCTGTGACCAGATCTTTTGGGTCCAGCGAAAAACAGCAGATGGTCGTGATCTTGGATCGGCGGAAGCCGTCTACGACATGGTTGCCAATTGGATGGCAGCGATGATCGGCACCGAACTGAGTGATACCATCCAATTAGAAGATCGCAATCAAGCGACCTTGAGCGGGCAATCCGTCGATCCTCGGACTCACATGCCGCGCAACGTGTCCACACTTGCTGCGACCGCTCTATCATTGGACGTCGAGCGAATCGAAACTTTCTGCACGCAGCGTGCGCTGATGGAGTTCATTGGCCAAGCCGTCATCGGTTCCGCTCCGATCGAAAAGGAAGTTCATCGCGCGGTCGCGAACTGGATGAACAGTCCCGGTGACGCTCAAAGCGTTTCACTCAACGGAAGCGCCTTAGTCGACATGCTAAAGCGGGCGTCGCGCCCCAGTATCGAAAGCCGCTGCAACGCATTGTTCGACGGAAAACGACGCAACCGACCGGTCCACTTTTCAGATCGGCGATTTGCAGAGCATTTGCGCTCCCTACGCGGGCAAGTCGATCGGGACCTGATGCCCAAGTGTGAGGTCCAAATCGACCGATGCCATCAGACACTGGTGGATTCTCTTACCAATGCATTACAGACCACCGTGAACGCCCATGTCGCCAGCCATGGCTCCGCCTTTGTCGTCCAGTTTGCTCGTCATCTAGAAGGGGCGTTGGAGGCGCACGCGGAGACGCTCGGTGTTGCAACGGCCAAGGACCGCAAACGGGCTGAGGAAATGTTCGTCAAGCTGGATGAGCAGGCGACGATCTGGAGCAATCGCAGGTTCAAATGGTTGAAATCCAAACAGGAGCAGATTCGATTGGCCGGCGAACTCACCGTCGCGGTCGACTTGGCGACGTTGGCACGCTCCAAACAGGCGGCCGCACAGATCTTGAGCGCCTTGGCAAGCAACGCGAATCGCCTAATGCACGCTGCCAGTGAGAATTGTGTCGCGGCGAAGAGCAAGTTGGTCCGATGTCAGCAAGTGCGAGACGACGCACGAGCTGGACGACGGGTGACCACGGACAGTTTGGCAGAGATCGACGTCGCCTCAGAGACCAGCGATGAACAGCTTTACGCTCGGTTTCGACCGGAATTGTCTCAGTTGGCACCCTGCCGCAAAGTCTCGCGATCCCAATGGCTGCTGAACCTGTGTACGAACCAAGATGATTTCGCACAACTGACTCGGCAACTACGTGGTCATTTCCGCAGCAAGCTCAAATCGGTGACTGTCGTGGATCTGTTGGCCGATCAATTGATCCATCCCAAGACCTCAGCCGAGGCACTCGCCAAAATCCGGCAGGTGATGCAGGGAACCCAACCGGCTTGGCAAGCCGAAAGCGGAATCAATGGGATCGAGTTTGCCGATACTTTGATTGCGGGTGTTCCGGAGGCGATGGTGGACTCCAAACGTAAGTTGGTCGTCGACCAAATGATGTCACTGGCAGCATCAATCAATGCTAATTCCCAATACCGTTCGACGCCCAAGCACGTCGTCAGCGGCGACCGACGAAAGATTTACCTGATTCGTCGCACAACAGGCGCTTGCTGGCACTATTTGGACGAAATACAGGATTGCGAGAAAGCGTTCCAGGAGTGGAGTCAAAACGGAGGGCATCCCGTCCACATTTTTGGTCGCGAAGCGGTCGGAAAGATGCCACCTCTCATTCCTCAGCCGAAACCCAAGGCCTCCGAAATCGCATTGGCTCTCGGACTAGCCTACGGATTCATCGCCCAACGTGGCCCGCACTACTACAGCAATTTGGTGGTTGAGGATGATGGCACCTATCGTTGCCCGTTGGCCAGCCACTGGCCGACGATCGATCATCGGTTGGGTGGTGCTGCTGAATCAGGGCCACTTGGGATGCTGGTCGAGAAAGGGCGAATCGTTTTCGACGGTAGTAACCAAATGTGTGAGTCCGACAAGCTGGGCGAATCACTTCGTACTGTAATGTCGACGATGGCGGATCAACCGCTGCTTGTCGCGGCGATCAACAACGCCTTTGACGAATTGCGAGCGTTGGTGGGTGACGGCGAACTCGCGACCGAATTGGATTCTCACAACACACGACTGTCTGCAATGGCACACAAGTACGTCGGCGAGTCGCAGGCGTTCAATAAGGTGATTGCCTTGCTGACGCAAAAAGCGTCTCAGTTGAGACAATGA
- the tnpC gene encoding IS66 family transposase gives MNRIKQLERQNAILREQNEKFASDAKLLLEEVAKLGDEKQKLIKKNEAISDELRKSRDQLEALIRRLFGRQSERFDDVDQLKFEFATPEQAADAREGIEQACDENNNTGKSKPKPRRRKRNERFPESLERKQVLIDLSDEEKEGLTRIGEDIVETAHYRRPIVYILQKIYPKYVRSGEPDAGVMQMPRPESLIAGDRYDTSFAAEIIAAKFSYHLPIYRQEDLFAGCGITISRSSLLNIQEAAAKLIRPFAAYLADLVRTDHCIGSDDTGVLLLLPKDIPKIDEDDPKSRRAAEVIAKAKEENAKSVRAKMWAYRGVSVPINVFDFTVSRHRDGPDLFLIDRDYEGTLLGDCYGANTGIHMRSNGLVVHAACVAHARRKAEYALGNHREHATALLKCFNRLYDLEDQCRHMDWDARLAFRQEHALPVWALLRSYLENEMSKVSTKEKIGEAKGYLLNQWDGLVKYLEDGRIPIDNNECEQLMKQVALGRKNWLFIGSVAAGYRTADLMTLCSSAIRNDLDVYAYIKDVLDTLLSGSTDYASLRPDAWAKSHPESVRHYRAEERRQRNARRDRARLDRRLSQSESE, from the coding sequence ATGAACCGAATCAAGCAACTTGAGCGACAAAACGCAATCCTTCGCGAGCAGAACGAGAAGTTCGCAAGCGACGCCAAGCTGCTACTTGAAGAAGTTGCCAAGCTGGGCGACGAGAAGCAAAAGCTGATCAAAAAGAACGAAGCGATCAGTGATGAACTTCGTAAATCTCGCGACCAGCTCGAAGCCCTGATCCGCCGTCTGTTTGGTCGCCAAAGCGAACGCTTCGACGATGTCGACCAGCTCAAGTTTGAGTTTGCCACACCCGAACAAGCTGCTGACGCGCGAGAAGGTATCGAGCAAGCATGCGATGAAAACAACAACACTGGCAAATCAAAACCCAAGCCACGCAGGCGGAAACGTAACGAGCGATTCCCCGAGAGCTTAGAGCGAAAGCAAGTCCTGATCGACTTGTCCGACGAAGAGAAGGAAGGCCTGACGCGAATCGGCGAAGACATCGTCGAGACGGCTCACTATCGTCGCCCAATCGTTTACATCTTGCAGAAGATCTATCCCAAGTACGTCCGCAGCGGTGAACCTGATGCAGGCGTGATGCAGATGCCACGGCCCGAATCGTTGATCGCGGGCGATCGCTACGACACCTCCTTCGCCGCAGAGATCATCGCCGCGAAGTTCAGTTATCACTTGCCGATTTATCGCCAAGAGGATCTTTTTGCTGGTTGCGGGATCACGATTTCTCGCAGTTCGTTATTGAACATCCAAGAAGCAGCGGCGAAGTTGATTCGTCCGTTTGCTGCCTATCTGGCCGATTTGGTTCGCACCGATCATTGCATCGGCAGTGATGACACGGGCGTGTTGTTGCTGCTTCCCAAAGACATCCCCAAGATTGACGAAGACGACCCCAAGAGCCGCAGGGCTGCGGAGGTGATTGCGAAAGCCAAAGAGGAGAACGCCAAGAGTGTTCGAGCCAAGATGTGGGCCTATCGCGGGGTGAGTGTTCCGATCAACGTGTTTGACTTCACGGTAAGTCGACATCGGGACGGGCCGGACCTGTTCTTGATTGATCGCGATTACGAAGGCACGTTACTTGGCGATTGCTACGGCGCGAACACTGGGATTCACATGCGTTCCAACGGCTTGGTTGTCCATGCCGCATGCGTTGCCCATGCGCGACGCAAGGCGGAGTATGCGTTAGGTAATCATCGTGAGCATGCGACCGCGTTGTTGAAGTGTTTCAATCGGCTTTACGATTTGGAAGATCAATGTCGCCACATGGACTGGGACGCGCGATTGGCGTTTCGGCAAGAGCACGCTTTGCCGGTGTGGGCGCTGCTTCGTAGCTACTTGGAAAACGAGATGTCGAAGGTGTCAACGAAGGAGAAGATCGGCGAAGCGAAGGGCTATTTGCTAAATCAATGGGATGGCTTAGTGAAGTACCTTGAGGATGGTCGGATCCCGATCGACAACAACGAGTGCGAACAGTTGATGAAACAGGTTGCGCTGGGTCGCAAGAACTGGCTGTTCATCGGCAGTGTAGCTGCCGGTTATCGCACGGCGGACTTAATGACGTTGTGCAGCAGCGCGATCCGCAATGACCTGGATGTCTACGCCTACATCAAAGACGTGCTCGATACGCTGTTATCCGGCAGCACCGACTACGCGAGCTTGCGTCCAGATGCGTGGGCTAAGTCACACCCAGAATCGGTTCGTCACTACCGCGCCGAAGAGCGTCGGCAACGCAACGCCCGGCGTGACCGAGCCCGACTCGATCGACGCCTCAGCCAATCCGAGTCAGAATAA
- the tnpA gene encoding IS66 family insertion sequence element accessory protein TnpA, with protein MARKPDPALRQAWRELISRQSHSGLSIARFCDTQQISTASFYKWRRELSQATDQPRQTFLPVEVLPSESIDDEPPLRVRLTVGAVIEIPAQRIDILLAVIERIQTSGWLSLAQQEHTS; from the coding sequence ATGGCGCGAAAACCGGATCCTGCCCTGCGGCAGGCTTGGCGAGAATTGATCTCTCGCCAGTCACACTCGGGATTGAGCATCGCTCGGTTTTGTGACACACAACAAATCTCGACCGCATCGTTCTACAAATGGCGGCGAGAACTCTCGCAAGCAACTGACCAACCGAGGCAGACTTTCCTGCCCGTTGAAGTTCTCCCGAGCGAGTCAATCGATGACGAACCGCCTCTGAGAGTTCGCCTGACCGTCGGAGCCGTCATCGAAATCCCAGCACAGCGAATCGACATCCTGCTGGCCGTCATCGAGAGAATTCAGACTAGCGGATGGCTCTCACTTGCCCAGCAGGAGCACACGTCATGA
- a CDS encoding PKD domain-containing protein, whose translation MSPSKICPPRALFALLLFGVILVRTIACCNADETVTASEAPHRAPPDTFIFLVDISGSMKDNLSVAVQPRLTNQSKLEQVKSRLTRLTSEFPPGTRVIVSVFDGLRSEICDLVLTTPSHRDILSEKIAGIQSRDGATVLWGSVDEELARAEKLVAEGNSRVRLVVYSDGEDSDKSPRINHQTLISRYGHVIDRQLQLDWVTLGFDLNPQVKSALEKSGVRFTKELMPLRVEFQLSKNEVFPKEDLRLTDNSFGDSITRRAVDWGDGTRELLRKTTADIRPAIAHRYSKPGVYNIRYAIETESGQRGVADTKVKVIAPSLPEVRIESPQTATLGQSIIATAKPMREDWQYAWTITGGESESVVGPVSRFRADRPGEIELQLTITDPNGISKSVNRMISVQLPRLDPVDIQTQQSSPLVDTPTFFSARMVTDAYSYRWRTSDGQSSSTPHATFQFSSSGTYQVMLTVSDRWGQTSEASTEVKVVPPGVGPVAGFDLAPGAIALGSPVSFVASSIQEHDRVSWSIDDQQLSTSKVFVFYPERYGDHRVSLTVEDRFGRTDSQEQTFVVPRPDPPVAGFTLGANQFTVGDEIQLTDISTGIIQSCRYEITEHEPWVTRESKDAPRKRVFEWTCESVGTVWITQTVEGPGGIDTQRLSIQIVPRWTPVSADFLPEIPAERGPVLVRFNNQCTGDILRCVLNPGDGTDPIAVDGAGDLVHTFRPGRWTPEITVYGPDESEMTPVVWKSPSIDVRKPIPLWFKLTAASIPIGLLGLLGIVVCRRWMDDRAQRRSDKRLSGELILRSVDDPLTVHAFGFMGQNELEEVILPDQTRIEVRSNSDESRGNIEFALEMEYPIDGTREMVVLTPNEEVEVGNYFVTYAT comes from the coding sequence ATGTCCCCCTCCAAAATTTGCCCGCCAAGGGCACTGTTTGCCCTGTTGCTGTTCGGCGTCATTTTGGTCCGTACCATCGCATGCTGCAACGCGGACGAGACCGTGACTGCCTCGGAAGCGCCTCATCGAGCGCCACCAGATACATTCATCTTCCTGGTAGATATCTCAGGATCGATGAAAGACAACCTGTCAGTTGCAGTGCAGCCTCGCTTGACCAACCAGTCCAAGTTGGAACAAGTCAAATCACGACTGACGCGATTGACCAGCGAGTTCCCGCCGGGGACTCGAGTGATCGTGTCCGTTTTCGACGGACTGAGATCTGAGATTTGTGATCTCGTGCTAACAACACCGTCTCATCGAGACATCTTGTCAGAAAAGATTGCCGGCATCCAGAGCCGAGATGGCGCTACCGTGCTTTGGGGCTCCGTCGACGAAGAGCTAGCACGTGCAGAAAAGTTGGTCGCAGAAGGCAATTCTCGCGTTCGATTGGTCGTCTACAGCGACGGCGAAGACAGCGACAAATCGCCTCGAATCAACCATCAAACGCTGATCAGTCGATACGGGCACGTTATTGACAGACAATTGCAATTGGATTGGGTGACGCTTGGGTTTGATTTGAATCCTCAAGTGAAGTCAGCACTGGAAAAGTCGGGTGTTCGATTCACAAAGGAGCTGATGCCGTTGCGTGTTGAGTTTCAATTGTCCAAGAACGAGGTTTTTCCCAAAGAAGACCTTCGGCTGACAGACAACAGTTTCGGAGACTCCATTACGCGTCGTGCCGTTGACTGGGGAGACGGGACTCGGGAATTGTTGCGAAAAACGACGGCAGACATCCGCCCAGCAATTGCTCATCGGTACTCAAAACCCGGTGTGTACAACATTCGCTATGCAATTGAAACCGAATCTGGCCAACGTGGAGTGGCCGACACAAAAGTCAAGGTAATTGCTCCATCGCTGCCGGAAGTTCGTATTGAATCACCACAAACCGCAACGCTTGGGCAATCGATCATCGCCACTGCAAAACCCATGCGTGAAGACTGGCAATACGCTTGGACCATCACTGGAGGCGAGAGCGAGTCGGTCGTTGGCCCTGTCAGCCGCTTTCGGGCGGACCGGCCGGGTGAGATTGAGTTGCAACTGACGATCACCGATCCGAACGGCATCTCAAAATCCGTCAACCGAATGATTTCCGTTCAGTTGCCCCGCCTGGATCCGGTTGACATTCAAACCCAGCAGTCCAGTCCACTCGTTGACACTCCAACATTCTTTTCGGCGAGGATGGTAACGGATGCCTATTCCTACCGCTGGCGCACGTCCGATGGACAGTCATCGAGTACGCCACATGCAACGTTCCAGTTCAGCAGCTCTGGAACCTATCAAGTGATGCTGACCGTCAGCGACCGTTGGGGACAGACCTCAGAGGCATCGACCGAGGTGAAAGTGGTGCCACCTGGTGTTGGCCCGGTAGCTGGTTTTGATTTGGCACCCGGAGCAATTGCTCTGGGTAGCCCTGTATCCTTTGTTGCAAGTTCGATCCAGGAACACGATCGGGTGAGCTGGTCCATTGACGATCAGCAGTTGTCGACGAGTAAAGTATTTGTGTTTTATCCAGAACGCTACGGTGATCATCGGGTTTCACTGACCGTTGAGGACCGATTCGGACGGACAGACTCTCAGGAACAGACATTCGTCGTTCCTCGCCCTGATCCGCCCGTTGCCGGATTCACACTCGGCGCCAATCAATTCACCGTTGGAGACGAAATTCAGTTGACGGACATCAGCACCGGAATCATCCAGTCGTGCCGATACGAAATCACTGAACACGAACCTTGGGTCACCAGAGAGAGCAAAGATGCACCGAGAAAACGAGTTTTTGAGTGGACTTGTGAATCGGTCGGTACCGTTTGGATCACGCAAACGGTTGAGGGACCTGGAGGGATCGATACCCAAAGGCTGTCCATACAGATCGTCCCTCGTTGGACCCCCGTCAGCGCCGACTTCCTCCCTGAAATCCCCGCCGAACGAGGCCCCGTTTTGGTACGGTTCAACAACCAATGCACCGGCGACATCCTGCGTTGCGTCTTGAATCCTGGCGATGGAACTGACCCGATCGCGGTAGATGGTGCGGGCGATCTGGTTCATACGTTCCGCCCTGGGCGGTGGACACCAGAAATCACCGTCTACGGGCCCGATGAATCCGAAATGACTCCTGTCGTCTGGAAATCTCCGTCAATCGATGTCAGAAAGCCGATCCCGCTGTGGTTCAAGCTGACGGCGGCAAGCATCCCGATCGGTCTGTTGGGTTTGCTGGGAATCGTCGTTTGTCGTCGCTGGATGGATGATCGAGCACAACGCCGGTCGGATAAGCGATTGAGCGGCGAGCTTATTCTGCGATCGGTAGACGATCCTCTGACTGTTCATGCATTCGGATTCATGGGCCAAAATGAACTCGAAGAAGTCATTCTGCCCGATCAAACTCGAATCGAAGTCCGCAGCAACAGCGACGAATCGAGAGGAAATATTGAATTTGCACTCGAGATGGAATATCCCATCGACGGTACTCGTGAAATGGTCGTCTTGACGCCTAACGAAGAGGTGGAGGTCGGCAACTACTTCGTCACTTATGCGACGTAG
- the tnpB gene encoding IS66 family insertion sequence element accessory protein TnpB (TnpB, as the term is used for proteins encoded by IS66 family insertion elements, is considered an accessory protein, since TnpC, encoded by a neighboring gene, is a DDE family transposase.), whose product MIALPTNTDIFLFSQPTDMRKSFCGLAGIVRDSLQREPNDGSLFLFINRSKDKLKALYWDRDGLALWYKRLESGTFERITDQGKSTVQIDAAELAMLLGGISIENAKRRKRFKAA is encoded by the coding sequence ATGATCGCATTGCCAACCAACACCGACATCTTCCTTTTCTCCCAGCCCACCGACATGCGAAAAAGCTTTTGTGGACTAGCCGGTATCGTTCGAGATTCGTTGCAACGGGAACCCAACGACGGCAGCCTCTTCCTGTTCATCAACCGAAGCAAAGACAAGCTCAAAGCACTCTACTGGGATCGCGACGGCTTGGCACTGTGGTACAAGCGACTGGAGTCAGGAACGTTTGAGCGGATCACTGACCAAGGCAAGTCGACCGTTCAGATCGACGCGGCGGAACTAGCCATGTTGCTCGGTGGAATCTCTATCGAGAACGCCAAGCGACGCAAGCGATTCAAGGCCGCGTAA